The proteins below are encoded in one region of Corynebacterium sphenisci DSM 44792:
- a CDS encoding carboxymuconolactone decarboxylase family protein: MTPKDDNRTLPADARYDEGIRIRREVMGDDFVDAALARTAGSDGEPLQRHITETVWGSVWTREGLAKRDRSLLNIGMLVALRATGELRGHVRGALRNGLSREEIVEAVIHSAGYCGAPAALSAMSVVQEVLVAELGEAGGADGAADPGSSGA, translated from the coding sequence ATGACGCCGAAGGACGACAACCGCACCCTGCCCGCCGACGCCCGCTACGACGAGGGCATCCGGATCCGCCGGGAGGTGATGGGCGACGACTTCGTGGACGCGGCCCTGGCCCGCACCGCGGGCAGCGACGGGGAGCCGCTGCAGCGGCATATCACCGAGACCGTGTGGGGCTCGGTGTGGACCCGGGAGGGCCTGGCGAAGCGGGACCGCAGCCTGCTCAACATCGGCATGCTGGTGGCCCTGCGCGCCACCGGGGAGCTGCGCGGGCACGTCCGCGGGGCGCTGCGCAACGGGCTGAGCCGGGAGGAGATCGTGGAGGCGGTGATCCACTCCGCCGGCTACTGCGGGGCCCCGGCGGCGCTGTCCGCGATGTCGGTGGTTCAGGAGGTCCTGGTCGCCGAGCTCGGCGAGGCCGGCGGGGCGGACGGGGCCGCGGACCCGGGCAGCTCCGGGGCGTAG
- a CDS encoding nitronate monooxygenase, translating into MTRDIPLPELPIVLAPMAGGPSTPELTAAVSAAGGLGLLAGGYLAPEELSRRIDAVAAATDRDFGVNIFHPTPAPEAPPAAAAAAEWSAHRARLAAAFPDAALPATPHADDDGYAAKLEIARAAPAHCRWVSFAFGHPAAAEIDRLQAAGKAVALGATTLAGVRAAVAAGADAVVVQGIGAGGHRATVAGVDDPGADDPATAPGPAGLVAAAAAAAGEVPVIAAGGVAGPADVARLRAAGAAAVQVGTLFLTAEEAGTKPAHVAALLRLRGRPTTLTRAFSGRWARSIANEVTDRIPEAPALYPQLHHLSSPMRAAAAAAGDPERLNLWAGSGFAACRVAPAAEILAGLLPEAGR; encoded by the coding sequence ATGACCCGCGACATCCCGCTGCCCGAGCTGCCCATCGTGCTCGCCCCGATGGCCGGCGGGCCCTCCACCCCGGAGCTGACCGCCGCGGTCTCCGCCGCCGGTGGGCTGGGTCTGCTCGCCGGCGGGTACCTCGCCCCGGAGGAGCTGTCCCGCCGGATCGACGCGGTGGCCGCCGCCACCGACCGCGATTTCGGGGTGAACATCTTCCACCCCACCCCGGCCCCCGAGGCCCCGCCGGCGGCCGCCGCCGCGGCGGAGTGGTCCGCGCACCGGGCCCGGCTGGCCGCCGCCTTCCCCGACGCGGCGCTGCCGGCCACCCCGCATGCCGATGACGACGGCTACGCGGCGAAACTCGAGATCGCGCGGGCCGCCCCGGCGCACTGTCGCTGGGTGAGCTTCGCCTTCGGCCATCCCGCCGCGGCGGAGATCGACCGGCTGCAGGCGGCGGGCAAGGCGGTCGCCCTCGGCGCCACCACCCTCGCCGGGGTGCGCGCCGCGGTGGCCGCCGGGGCGGATGCGGTGGTGGTCCAGGGCATCGGTGCCGGCGGGCACCGCGCCACCGTCGCCGGGGTGGACGACCCCGGCGCGGACGACCCGGCCACGGCCCCGGGGCCGGCCGGGCTCGTCGCCGCGGCGGCGGCCGCCGCCGGGGAGGTCCCCGTCATCGCCGCCGGCGGGGTGGCCGGGCCCGCGGACGTGGCCCGGCTGCGCGCCGCCGGGGCGGCGGCGGTGCAGGTGGGCACGCTCTTCCTCACCGCCGAGGAGGCCGGCACCAAACCCGCCCACGTCGCTGCGCTGCTGCGGCTGCGGGGGCGGCCGACCACCCTCACCCGGGCCTTCTCCGGGCGCTGGGCGCGCAGCATCGCCAACGAGGTCACCGATCGGATCCCGGAGGCCCCGGCGCTGTACCCGCAGCTGCACCACCTGAGCTCCCCGATGCGCGCCGCCGCGGCCGCCGCCGGGGACCCGGAGCGGCTGAACCTGTGGGCCGGCTCCGGCTTCGCCGCCTGCCGCGTCGCCCCGGCCGCGGAGATCCTCGCCGGGCTGCTGCCGGAGGCGGGCCGCTGA
- a CDS encoding choline/carnitine O-acyltransferase: protein MNHESAPPSPRPAEPGTPLPVPDLDTTLNRLETVVSAIADAPTLAATRAAVESFRTGAGPELHRRLLDDAEERAAAGSSWLAEGWLHDYLDVRDPLPLATNVGFQVRLDSPASGLDRAADLVHRAVRLHLDHVHGRTPEEVDARGNRLSPAQWEFLAGGVRMPAEPRDRILAPARPAAGPHEIGVIVSDRIWALRITDDAGEALPVAALRAGLERALTSAKEVPRESPIPLPHMSYLPAAAGAAVTGALRAEPAGAAIFDRIRDMLFTVHLLHRTPRRADAALRDCAFGPGNAWATKPVTYEIGLDTDWACLHVEHSTVDGATILTQIARMQAAEPALPDGSADPGPAAPAPEELTWSPPAELLPVLRDALESYRDRARDLAVRLVKVPAPDTSDLGVKVSADAICQLILTIAQKLAYDRVRAVYEAVDMREYVRGRTECLRAVTPEAVAFAEALVAGEAEPAGFAAVMAAHRGWVKACKSGDGMDRHLWALRRTAAAAGEEPGLFEDPGVVAARTDFLSTTSIGSDAVIRRYTFAPTVPNGFGVNYTPLDGEIEYCLSFSSSRTEGHMAFQAALSDAARRLGRFLDEVRAGATEG from the coding sequence ATGAACCACGAGTCCGCACCCCCGTCCCCCCGCCCCGCCGAGCCCGGGACGCCGCTGCCGGTGCCCGATCTCGACACCACGCTCAACCGCCTGGAGACCGTGGTCTCCGCGATCGCGGACGCGCCCACCCTGGCCGCCACCCGCGCCGCGGTGGAGTCCTTCCGCACCGGCGCCGGCCCCGAACTCCACCGGCGCCTCCTCGACGACGCCGAGGAGCGGGCCGCCGCCGGCTCCAGCTGGCTCGCCGAGGGCTGGCTCCACGACTACCTCGACGTGCGCGACCCGCTGCCGCTGGCCACCAACGTCGGCTTCCAGGTGCGCCTGGACTCCCCGGCCAGCGGCCTGGACCGGGCCGCGGACCTGGTGCACCGCGCGGTGCGGCTGCACCTGGACCACGTGCACGGCCGCACCCCGGAGGAGGTCGACGCCCGCGGCAACCGGCTCTCCCCCGCCCAGTGGGAGTTCCTCGCCGGCGGGGTGCGCATGCCCGCCGAACCCCGCGACCGGATCCTCGCCCCCGCCCGCCCCGCCGCCGGGCCGCATGAGATCGGGGTCATCGTCTCCGACCGGATCTGGGCGCTGCGGATCACCGACGACGCCGGGGAGGCGCTGCCGGTCGCCGCGCTGCGCGCCGGCCTGGAGCGCGCCCTGACCTCCGCCAAGGAGGTGCCCCGGGAGTCGCCGATCCCGCTGCCGCACATGTCCTACCTGCCGGCCGCCGCGGGCGCCGCGGTCACCGGGGCGCTGCGCGCCGAACCCGCCGGCGCGGCGATCTTCGACCGGATCCGGGACATGCTCTTCACCGTCCATCTGCTGCACCGCACCCCGCGGCGGGCGGATGCGGCCCTCCGGGACTGCGCCTTCGGCCCCGGCAACGCCTGGGCCACCAAACCGGTGACCTACGAGATCGGGCTGGACACCGACTGGGCCTGCCTCCACGTGGAGCACTCCACCGTCGACGGGGCGACCATCCTCACCCAGATCGCCCGGATGCAGGCCGCCGAACCGGCGCTGCCGGACGGCTCCGCCGACCCCGGCCCCGCCGCACCCGCCCCGGAGGAGCTCACCTGGTCCCCGCCCGCGGAGCTGCTGCCGGTGCTCCGCGACGCCCTGGAGTCCTACCGGGACCGGGCACGGGATCTGGCGGTGCGTCTGGTGAAGGTGCCCGCCCCGGACACCTCCGATCTGGGCGTGAAGGTCAGCGCGGACGCGATCTGCCAGCTCATCCTCACCATCGCGCAGAAGCTCGCCTACGACCGGGTGCGCGCCGTCTACGAGGCGGTGGACATGCGCGAGTACGTCCGCGGCCGCACCGAATGCCTGCGCGCGGTGACCCCGGAGGCGGTGGCCTTCGCCGAGGCCCTGGTCGCCGGGGAGGCCGAGCCGGCCGGCTTCGCCGCGGTGATGGCCGCACACCGCGGCTGGGTGAAGGCCTGCAAATCCGGCGACGGCATGGACCGGCACCTGTGGGCGCTGCGCCGCACCGCCGCCGCGGCCGGGGAGGAGCCGGGGCTCTTCGAGGACCCGGGCGTGGTCGCCGCGCGCACCGATTTCCTGTCCACCACCTCGATCGGCTCGGATGCGGTGATCCGCCGCTACACCTTCGCGCCCACCGTGCCCAACGGGTTCGGGGTGAACTACACGCCCCTGGACGGGGAGATCGAGTACTGCCTGAGCTTCTCCTCCTCCCGCACGGAGGGCCACATGGCCTTCCAGGCCGCGCTGTCCGACGCCGCCCGCCGGCTCGGCCGCTTCCTCGACGAGGTCCGCGCCGGCGCCACCGAGGGCTGA
- a CDS encoding globin domain-containing protein, with product MTEIAVEKTALSPEHAELIRQTLPVVGANIGDITPNFYRRMFGAHPELLADTFNRGNQKIGAQQKALAASVATFAATLVDPEAPDPVDLLARIGHKHVSVGIVEEQYPIVHKHLFDAIEEILTPEVFSGEVRAAWDEVYLEMQRVLVDFERGTYREMGVADGDVFRDAEVVSRTDHGDRVVRFGVRLVEGETPGFRPGQYISVRQTMPDGARQLRQYSLTNAGGGVLEFAVRREDGAPAEGIPAGEVSTQLWRELQVGDVVEISLPAGDLVLDTAADTPVVLISAGIGVTPMLGMLDHLVAVDSDRRVLALHADRSEDADVLRSGRVGAVEALAHGESRTWYEPDLMDLSEVDLPEDADYYLCGSNPFLQAIRAQLTEAGIDKSRVHFELFSPNDWLVDG from the coding sequence ATGACGGAGATCGCCGTCGAGAAGACCGCCCTTTCCCCCGAGCACGCCGAGCTCATCCGGCAGACCCTCCCGGTCGTCGGCGCCAACATCGGCGACATCACCCCCAACTTCTACCGCCGGATGTTCGGTGCCCACCCGGAGCTGCTCGCGGACACCTTCAACCGCGGCAACCAGAAGATCGGCGCCCAGCAGAAGGCCCTGGCCGCCTCCGTGGCGACCTTCGCCGCCACCCTGGTCGACCCGGAGGCCCCGGACCCGGTGGACCTGCTCGCCCGGATCGGGCACAAGCACGTCTCCGTCGGCATCGTCGAGGAGCAGTACCCCATCGTGCACAAGCACCTCTTCGACGCCATCGAGGAGATCCTCACCCCCGAGGTCTTCTCCGGCGAGGTGCGCGCCGCCTGGGACGAGGTGTACCTGGAGATGCAGCGGGTGCTCGTCGACTTCGAGCGCGGCACCTACCGGGAGATGGGCGTCGCCGACGGCGACGTCTTCCGCGACGCCGAGGTGGTCTCCCGCACCGACCACGGCGACCGGGTGGTGCGCTTCGGGGTGCGCCTGGTCGAGGGCGAGACCCCCGGCTTCCGGCCCGGCCAGTACATCTCGGTGCGGCAGACCATGCCGGACGGGGCCCGCCAGCTGCGCCAGTACTCGCTGACCAACGCCGGCGGCGGGGTGCTGGAGTTCGCGGTGCGCCGCGAGGACGGCGCCCCCGCCGAGGGCATCCCCGCCGGGGAGGTCTCCACCCAGCTGTGGAGGGAGCTCCAGGTCGGCGACGTGGTGGAGATCTCGCTGCCCGCCGGGGACCTGGTGCTGGACACCGCCGCGGACACCCCGGTGGTGCTCATCTCCGCCGGGATCGGGGTCACCCCGATGCTCGGCATGCTGGACCACCTGGTCGCCGTGGACTCCGACCGCCGGGTGCTCGCCCTGCACGCGGACCGCTCCGAGGACGCCGATGTGCTGCGCTCCGGCCGGGTCGGCGCCGTCGAGGCCCTGGCCCACGGCGAATCCCGCACCTGGTACGAGCCGGACCTGATGGACCTGTCCGAGGTGGATCTGCCCGAGGACGCCGACTACTACCTCTGCGGCTCCAACCCGTTCCTGCAGGCCATCCGGGCGCAGCTCACCGAGGCCGGGATCGACAAGTCCCGGGTGCACTTCGAGCTGTTCAGCCCCAACGACTGGCTCGTCGACGGCTGA
- a CDS encoding Rrf2 family transcriptional regulator, which translates to MQLTMFSDLGLRLVMRLAAAEEGRRFTARGVAAELNASPAHVAKVVTRLGELGVLVATRGRGGGIRLVEGATGRSIGGLLRALETGEVIDCEAAECPMIPFCRLRGALAEAQEAFFAHLDGVTVDDLIARDGVGPVPLALAGPLREQVR; encoded by the coding sequence ATGCAGCTCACCATGTTCTCCGATCTCGGCCTGCGCCTCGTCATGCGCCTGGCCGCCGCGGAGGAGGGGCGGCGCTTCACCGCCCGCGGGGTGGCCGCGGAGCTCAACGCCTCCCCGGCGCATGTGGCCAAGGTGGTCACCCGGCTGGGCGAACTCGGGGTGCTGGTGGCCACCCGGGGCCGCGGCGGCGGGATCCGGCTGGTCGAGGGGGCCACCGGGCGGTCCATCGGGGGCCTGCTGCGCGCCCTGGAGACCGGGGAGGTCATCGACTGCGAGGCCGCGGAGTGCCCGATGATCCCCTTCTGCCGGCTGCGCGGGGCGCTCGCCGAGGCGCAGGAGGCCTTCTTCGCCCACCTCGACGGGGTCACCGTCGATGACCTGATCGCCCGGGACGGGGTCGGCCCGGTGCCGTTGGCGCTGGCCGGGCCGCTGCGCGAGCAGGTTCGCTGA
- a CDS encoding SDR family NAD(P)-dependent oxidoreductase, with protein MRTPNTVAITGAARGIGRATAGAFLAAGADVAIGDLDAAAAERTAAELAAAHPGRVVLGLGLDVADPASMAGFLDAAKEGLGGLDAVVNNAGIMPTTVFAEEPAELSDQIIDVNLRGVVHGTKAALQRLSPEGVVVNVSSQVTNLPAPALATYTATKAGVLGLDEALGRELAAAGSRIRLMAVLPGIIRTELSAGSNHRRWLDPVLVADPEQVAAAIVAGVRRRRRRVAVPAILGPATALLRALPYPLRRAAERALGLDVSFTAADPAARARYHARIDAARAAAD; from the coding sequence ATGCGCACCCCGAACACGGTCGCCATCACCGGGGCGGCCCGCGGCATCGGCCGCGCCACCGCCGGAGCCTTCCTCGCCGCCGGCGCCGATGTCGCGATCGGCGATCTCGACGCCGCCGCCGCCGAGCGGACCGCCGCCGAGCTCGCCGCCGCCCACCCCGGGCGGGTCGTGCTCGGCCTCGGCCTGGACGTCGCCGACCCCGCGTCGATGGCCGGGTTCCTCGACGCCGCCAAGGAGGGCCTCGGCGGCCTGGACGCGGTGGTCAACAACGCCGGGATCATGCCCACCACCGTCTTCGCCGAGGAGCCCGCGGAGCTCAGCGACCAGATCATCGACGTCAACCTGCGCGGGGTGGTGCACGGCACCAAGGCGGCGCTGCAGCGGCTCTCCCCGGAGGGGGTGGTGGTCAACGTCTCCTCCCAGGTGACCAACCTGCCCGCCCCGGCGCTGGCCACCTACACCGCCACCAAGGCCGGGGTGCTCGGCCTCGACGAGGCCCTGGGCCGGGAGCTGGCGGCCGCCGGCTCCCGGATCCGGCTGATGGCGGTGCTGCCCGGGATCATCCGCACCGAACTGTCCGCCGGCTCCAACCACCGCCGCTGGCTGGACCCGGTGCTGGTCGCCGACCCGGAGCAGGTCGCCGCCGCGATCGTCGCCGGGGTGCGCCGGCGGCGGCGCCGGGTGGCGGTGCCCGCCATCCTCGGGCCGGCCACCGCGCTGCTGCGCGCCCTGCCGTACCCGCTGCGCCGGGCCGCGGAACGCGCCCTCGGCCTGGACGTCTCCTTCACCGCCGCCGATCCGGCGGCCCGGGCCCGCTACCACGCCCGGATCGACGCCGCCCGCGCCGCCGCGGACTAG
- a CDS encoding SDR family oxidoreductase, with amino-acid sequence MNEAPPPVAPAHHPGRRVLVTGATGYVGGRVIPALLEAGFTVRACSRRAANLDRFDWADRVERAEADLADPGATAAAMAGVDVVLYLVHSMAGAEEDFEAAEARVARVIAEAAAAAGVRQIVYLSGLHPRTRAAGELSKHMRSREAVARILLEAPTPTLVLRAATLIGSGSASFEIIRHLAERLPLMIAPRWIGNRIEPLSIRDCLHYLVGAADLGEPVNRSCDIGCGVSYRFADLLRGYAEAVGLTRRVVALPWPLPVDGLSGAWIGLVTPVPAALAVPLAQSMAEDAVCEERSIRELIPDPPGGLADYRTAVARALARELGGGVPTSWDGSWRRGGDAAASAPGDPGWSGHTVYRDQREETAGVDPALVWEVVEGIGGDAGWYSAPRLWRLRGILDALIGGPGLGGRRDPRRLAVGDRVDWWRVEEIRPGRRLVLRAEMRLDGAGWLILEVDPDGAGGTRYRQTAVYVPRGLIGRAYWWAVYPFHGLVFPAMARGVLAEARRRAAA; translated from the coding sequence ATGAACGAAGCACCGCCCCCCGTCGCACCCGCCCACCACCCGGGTCGGCGGGTGCTCGTCACCGGGGCCACCGGCTACGTCGGCGGTCGCGTCATCCCCGCCCTGCTGGAGGCCGGGTTCACCGTCCGCGCCTGCTCCCGCCGGGCCGCCAACCTGGACCGCTTCGACTGGGCGGATCGGGTGGAGCGCGCCGAGGCGGACCTCGCCGATCCGGGGGCCACCGCCGCGGCGATGGCCGGGGTGGACGTGGTGCTCTACCTGGTGCACTCCATGGCCGGGGCGGAGGAGGACTTCGAGGCCGCCGAGGCCCGGGTCGCCCGCGTCATCGCCGAGGCCGCCGCCGCGGCGGGGGTGCGCCAGATCGTGTACCTCTCCGGGCTGCACCCGCGCACCCGGGCCGCCGGGGAGCTGTCCAAGCACATGCGCTCCCGGGAGGCGGTGGCCCGGATCCTGCTGGAGGCGCCGACGCCCACCCTGGTGCTGCGCGCGGCGACCCTGATCGGCTCCGGCTCGGCCTCCTTCGAGATCATCCGGCACCTCGCCGAGCGGTTGCCGCTGATGATCGCCCCGCGCTGGATCGGCAACCGGATCGAGCCGCTGTCCATCCGGGACTGCCTGCACTACCTGGTGGGGGCGGCGGATCTCGGGGAGCCGGTGAACCGCTCCTGCGACATCGGCTGCGGGGTGTCCTACCGTTTCGCGGATCTGCTGCGCGGCTACGCGGAGGCGGTGGGGTTGACCCGGCGGGTGGTGGCGCTGCCCTGGCCGCTGCCGGTCGACGGGCTCTCCGGGGCGTGGATCGGCCTGGTCACCCCGGTGCCGGCAGCCCTGGCGGTGCCGTTGGCGCAGTCCATGGCCGAGGACGCGGTATGCGAGGAGCGCTCCATCCGGGAGCTCATCCCGGATCCGCCCGGGGGCCTGGCGGACTACCGCACCGCGGTGGCCCGGGCCCTGGCCCGGGAGCTTGGCGGCGGGGTGCCCACCAGCTGGGACGGCTCCTGGCGGCGCGGCGGCGATGCCGCGGCCTCCGCCCCCGGCGATCCGGGCTGGTCCGGGCACACCGTGTACCGGGACCAGCGGGAGGAGACCGCCGGGGTGGACCCGGCGCTGGTGTGGGAGGTGGTGGAGGGCATCGGCGGCGACGCCGGCTGGTACTCCGCGCCCCGGCTGTGGCGGCTGCGCGGGATCCTGGACGCGCTCATCGGCGGCCCGGGCCTGGGCGGCCGCCGGGATCCGCGCCGGCTGGCGGTCGGCGACCGGGTGGACTGGTGGCGGGTGGAGGAGATCCGGCCGGGCCGGCGGCTGGTGCTGCGCGCGGAGATGCGCCTGGACGGCGCCGGCTGGCTGATCCTGGAGGTGGACCCGGACGGCGCCGGGGGCACCCGCTACCGGCAGACCGCGGTGTACGTGCCGCGGGGCCTGATCGGCCGGGCCTACTGGTGGGCGGTGTACCCCTTCCACGGGCTGGTCTTCCCGGCGATGGCCCGCGGGGTGCTCGCCGAGGCCCGGCGCCGCGCCGCGGCCTAG
- a CDS encoding phosphoenolpyruvate carboxykinase (GTP) translates to MSARAIPGLQGQAPTENEELLRWIAEVAELTTPDKVVFCDGSEEEWDRLSTDLVEKGTFIRLNEEKRPNSFLARSNPADVARVESRTFICSETPEGAGPTNNWADPKEMREKLNGLFEGSMKGRTMFVVPFCMGPIDDPEPKLGVQLTDSEYVVLSMRIMTRMGKAALDKIGPDGEFVHALHSVGAPLEPGEEDSTWPCNDEKYITHFPESKDIISFGSGYGGNAILAKKCYALRIASVMAEEEGWMAEHMLILKLTSPEGKAYHICAAFPSACGKTNLAMITPTIEGWTAEVVGDDIAWLKFGEDGRLYAVNPENGFFGVAPGTNYDSNPNAMKTMEPGNTIFTNVALTDDGDVWWEGMENKPDHAIDWKGNDWTPDSDEPSSHPNSRYCTPIAQCPVAAPEFNDPKGVPVDAILFGGRRPDTVPLVTQAFDWNHATFIGATLASGQTAASAEAKVGSLRHDPMAMLPFIGYNVGDYLRHWIAMGKKGGDKMPAVFLVNWFRRGEDGRFLWPGFGDNSRVLKWITERIEGKVDARETVVGYTANAEDLDLTGLDTPLEDVKEALRAPAEKWQGDLADNEEWLKSLGEIPQEVWDQFRALEQRVADKLEGKK, encoded by the coding sequence ATGTCCGCACGCGCCATCCCCGGCCTGCAGGGTCAGGCCCCCACCGAGAACGAGGAACTGCTGCGCTGGATCGCAGAGGTCGCCGAACTCACCACCCCCGACAAGGTCGTGTTCTGCGACGGCTCGGAGGAGGAGTGGGATCGCCTGTCCACCGACCTGGTGGAGAAGGGCACCTTCATCCGGCTGAACGAGGAGAAGCGGCCGAACTCCTTCCTGGCCCGCTCCAACCCGGCGGACGTGGCCCGCGTGGAGTCGCGCACCTTCATCTGCTCGGAGACCCCGGAGGGCGCCGGCCCGACGAACAACTGGGCGGATCCGAAGGAGATGCGGGAGAAGCTCAACGGCCTGTTCGAGGGCTCCATGAAGGGCCGCACCATGTTCGTGGTGCCCTTCTGCATGGGCCCCATCGACGACCCGGAGCCGAAGCTGGGCGTGCAGCTCACCGACTCCGAGTACGTGGTGCTCTCCATGCGGATCATGACCCGGATGGGCAAGGCCGCCCTGGACAAGATCGGCCCGGACGGCGAGTTCGTGCACGCCCTGCATTCCGTGGGCGCGCCCCTGGAGCCGGGCGAGGAGGACTCCACCTGGCCCTGCAATGACGAGAAGTACATCACCCACTTCCCCGAGTCGAAGGACATCATCTCCTTCGGCTCCGGCTACGGCGGCAACGCGATCCTGGCGAAGAAGTGCTACGCGCTGCGCATCGCCTCGGTGATGGCCGAGGAGGAGGGCTGGATGGCCGAGCACATGCTCATCCTCAAGCTGACCAGCCCGGAGGGCAAGGCGTACCACATCTGCGCCGCCTTCCCCTCCGCCTGCGGCAAGACCAACCTGGCGATGATCACCCCGACCATCGAGGGCTGGACCGCCGAGGTCGTCGGCGACGACATCGCCTGGCTGAAGTTCGGCGAGGACGGCCGGCTCTACGCGGTGAACCCGGAGAACGGCTTCTTCGGCGTCGCCCCGGGCACCAACTACGACTCCAACCCGAACGCCATGAAGACCATGGAGCCGGGCAACACCATCTTCACCAACGTCGCGCTCACCGACGACGGCGACGTGTGGTGGGAGGGCATGGAGAACAAGCCCGATCACGCCATCGACTGGAAGGGCAACGACTGGACCCCGGACTCCGATGAGCCGTCCAGCCACCCGAACTCCCGCTACTGCACCCCGATCGCGCAGTGCCCGGTGGCCGCGCCGGAGTTCAACGACCCCAAGGGCGTGCCGGTGGACGCGATCCTCTTCGGCGGCCGTCGCCCGGACACGGTGCCGCTGGTCACCCAGGCCTTCGACTGGAACCACGCCACCTTCATCGGCGCCACCCTGGCCTCCGGGCAGACCGCCGCCTCCGCGGAGGCGAAGGTCGGCTCGCTGCGCCATGACCCGATGGCGATGCTGCCCTTCATCGGCTACAACGTGGGCGACTACCTGCGGCACTGGATCGCCATGGGCAAGAAGGGCGGCGACAAGATGCCGGCCGTGTTCCTGGTGAACTGGTTCCGCCGCGGCGAGGACGGCCGCTTCCTGTGGCCCGGCTTCGGCGACAACTCCCGGGTGCTGAAGTGGATCACCGAGCGCATCGAGGGCAAGGTCGACGCCCGCGAGACCGTGGTCGGCTACACCGCCAACGCCGAGGATCTGGACCTCACCGGCCTGGACACCCCGCTGGAGGACGTCAAGGAGGCGCTGCGCGCCCCGGCCGAGAAGTGGCAGGGCGACCTGGCCGACAACGAGGAGTGGCTGAAGTCCCTCGGCGAGATCCCGCAGGAGGTCTGGGACCAGTTCCGGGCCCTGGAGCAGCGGGTCGCCGACAAGCTCGAGGGCAAGAAGTAG
- the trmB gene encoding tRNA (guanosine(46)-N7)-methyltransferase TrmB — translation MSTSETTPKGALPYGRPPQTEFDDGLDYPRIGGVSFRRGTLTPNQAALWEEHWDRVGRTLSDEVIDPERWFGRPGPTILEIGSGTGTSTVAMAPREADHNIIAVELYRPGLAKLLGAMVRGGVDNIRLVRGDGVEVLQRMIAPGSLAGVRVFFPDPWPKARHHKRRILQSGTLRLIASRLAPGGVLHAATDHAGYAEWIEDLREVEPALEPMDWPWPECPILLDRPTTKFERRGLGLDHEIREFVWRRRAGEEPAR, via the coding sequence ATGAGCACCTCCGAGACCACCCCCAAGGGCGCCCTCCCCTACGGCCGCCCGCCGCAGACCGAGTTCGACGACGGACTGGACTACCCGCGCATCGGCGGGGTCAGCTTCCGCCGCGGCACCCTCACGCCCAATCAGGCGGCGCTGTGGGAGGAGCACTGGGACCGGGTGGGCCGCACCCTGTCCGACGAGGTCATCGACCCGGAGCGGTGGTTCGGCCGGCCCGGGCCGACGATCCTGGAGATCGGCTCCGGCACCGGCACCTCCACCGTGGCGATGGCCCCCCGGGAGGCCGATCACAACATCATCGCCGTGGAGCTCTACCGGCCCGGGCTGGCGAAGCTGCTCGGCGCCATGGTGCGCGGCGGCGTGGACAACATCCGGCTGGTCCGCGGCGACGGGGTGGAGGTGCTGCAGCGCATGATCGCCCCCGGTTCGCTGGCGGGGGTGCGGGTGTTCTTCCCCGACCCCTGGCCGAAGGCCCGGCACCACAAGCGCCGGATCCTGCAGTCCGGCACCCTGCGCCTCATCGCCTCCCGGCTCGCCCCCGGCGGGGTGCTGCACGCCGCCACCGACCACGCCGGCTACGCCGAGTGGATCGAGGACCTGCGCGAGGTGGAGCCCGCCCTGGAGCCGATGGACTGGCCCTGGCCGGAGTGCCCCATCCTGCTGGACCGCCCCACCACCAAATTCGAGCGCCGCGGCCTCGGCCTCGACCACGAGATCCGCGAATTCGTCTGGCGCCGCCGCGCCGGGGAGGAGCCCGCCCGATGA
- a CDS encoding NYN domain-containing protein — MNRHAYAAHPQSQPTLLLVWDGPNLDMGLGAILGARPTASHRPRFDAVGRWLIGRTRRLADERGEAVEPEATVFTNIAPGGGEVVRPWVEALRNVGFAVFAKPKTDEDSDVDPDMIAHIRRRREEGVLRGVVVASADGQNFQPLLETLHAEGLPVTVLGFREHAAWAVQHGQLEFVDLEDIEGVFREPLPRLDLDSLPAEGAWLQPFRPLTALVEER, encoded by the coding sequence ATGAACCGGCACGCCTACGCCGCGCACCCGCAGTCGCAGCCCACCCTGCTGCTGGTCTGGGACGGCCCGAACCTGGACATGGGCCTGGGCGCCATCCTCGGCGCCCGGCCCACCGCCAGCCACCGGCCCCGCTTCGACGCGGTGGGCCGCTGGCTGATCGGCCGCACCCGCCGCCTGGCCGATGAGCGCGGGGAGGCCGTGGAACCGGAGGCCACCGTGTTCACCAACATCGCCCCCGGTGGCGGCGAGGTGGTGCGCCCCTGGGTGGAGGCGCTGCGCAACGTCGGCTTCGCGGTGTTCGCGAAACCGAAGACCGACGAGGACTCCGACGTCGACCCGGACATGATCGCGCATATCCGGCGCCGCCGCGAGGAGGGCGTGCTGCGCGGGGTGGTGGTCGCCTCCGCGGACGGGCAGAACTTCCAGCCGCTGCTGGAGACCCTGCACGCCGAGGGGCTGCCGGTGACCGTGCTCGGCTTCCGGGAGCACGCCGCCTGGGCGGTGCAGCACGGGCAGCTGGAGTTCGTGGACCTGGAGGACATCGAGGGGGTGTTCCGGGAGCCGCTGCCGCGCCTGGACCTGGACTCGCTGCCCGCCGAGGGCGCCTGGCTGCAGCCCTTCCGACCGCTGACCGCCCTGGTCGAGGAGCGCTGA